A region from the Lycium barbarum isolate Lr01 chromosome 8, ASM1917538v2, whole genome shotgun sequence genome encodes:
- the LOC132607795 gene encoding uncharacterized protein LOC132607795, with translation MIDINYKRASTTLFQRVLQDSSGDLVYAEAHQMGIATNMEAKAEAIKQPLKYCREHNIQQAQLETDSLVLQNIFQDSWITPWELRYQIEEIKQDMRAVQVQITHVFSEGNKLADFLANQALDHSEINVHDFILMPSEGRRILNRDKSQLPQPRIRTRRIQ, from the exons atGATAGACATAAACTATAAGAGAGCTAGCACTACTCTTTTTCAGCGGGTCCTACA GGATAGCAGTGGAGATTTGGTTTATGCTGAAGCACATCAAATGGGAATAGCAACAAACATGGAAGCTAAAGCTGAGGCCATAAAGCAACCACTGAAGTACTGCAGAGAACATAACATTCAACAGGCTCAACTTGAGACTGATTCTCTTGTTCTCCAAAACATCTTTCAAGATTCATGGATCACTCCATGGGAACTGAGATATCAGATTGAAGAGATCAAGCAGGACATGAGAGCAGTACAGGTGCAGATCACTCATGTTTTCAGCGAAGGCAACAAGCTGGCAGACTTTCTAGCAAATCAAGCTTTGGATCATTCAGAGATCAACGTACATGACTTTATACTCATGCCATCAGAAGGAAGAAGAATTCTCAACAGGGACAAATCACAACTTCCTCAACCAAGGATTAGAACAAGGAGGATTCAGTAG